From a single Gadus morhua chromosome 3, gadMor3.0, whole genome shotgun sequence genomic region:
- the tmod1 gene encoding tropomodulin-1 isoform X3, with product MSVMRKEMEKYRDIDEDDLLQKLTEEELQRLENELEELDPDNALLPAGMRQKDQTKKAPTGTFQRDDLLAHLEKSANEHPDKEDLVPFTGEKRGKAFIPKKRSDPILENVTLEPELEEALANASDAELCDIAAILGMHTLMSNQQYYEALTSSTIVNKQGLNSVIQCTQYKAVPDEQPNATDVEETLRRIKSNDPDLLEVNLNNIRNIPVPTLKAYAAALKENSVVERLSVVGTRSNDPVAYALADMLKVNTTLKSLNVESNFITGAGVLALIEALQSNTTLLELKIDNQSQPLGNKVEMDIASMLEKNRTLLRFGYHFTQQGPRLRGSNAMMTNNDLVRKRRLEGGPIFPKCRTNV from the exons ATGTCGGTGAtgaggaaggagatggagaagtaCCGGGACATCGATGAAGACGATCTGCTGCAGAAGCTGACAGAGGAAGAACTTCAGAGACTAGAGAATGAACTGGAGGAGCTAGACCCTGat AATGCCTTGCTGCCGGCCGGAATGCGGCAGAAGGACCAGACCAAGAAGGCCCCGACCGGGACCTTCCAGAGGGACGACCTGCTGGCACACCTGGAGAAGAGCGCCAACGAGCACCCGGACAAGGAGGACCTGGTGCCCTTCACCGGGgagaagagag gtaaggCGTTTATTCCTAAGAAGCGGTCCGACCCCATCCTGGAGAACGTGACCCTTGAACCCGAGCTGGAGGAAGCTCTGGCTAACGCTAGCGACGCCGAGCTCTGTGATATAGCAG ctatcCTGGGGATGCACACCCTGATGAGTAACCAGCAGTACTATGAAGCTCTGACCAGCAGCACCATCGTCAACAAGCAGGGCCTCAATA GTGTGATCCAGTGTACCCAGTACAAGGCGGTTCCTGACGAGCAGCCCAATGCGACGGACGTGGAGGAGACACTGCGGAGGATAAAGAGCAACGACCCCGACCTGTTGGAGGTCAACCTCAACAACATccgg AACATTCCGGTGCCCACCCTGAAGGCGTACGCGGCGGCGCTGAAGGAGAACAGCGTGGTGGAGCGGCTGAGCGTCGTGGGAACTCGGAGCAACGACCCCGTGGCCTAC GCGCTGGCGGACATGCTAAAGGTCAACACCACCCTGAAGAGCCTCAACGTGGAGTCCAACTTCATCACCGGCGCCGGAGTCCTGGCCCTCATAGAGGCTCTGCAGTCCAACACCACCCTGCTGGAGCTGAAGATAGAcaaccag AGCCAGCCGCTGGGTAACAAGGTGGAGATGGACATCGCCAGCATGCTGGAGAAGAACCGCACCCTGCTGAGGTTCGGCTATCACTTCACCCAGCAAGGGCCCCGGCTCAGGGGCTCCAACGCCATGATGACAAACAACGACCtgg TAAGAAAGAGAAGGCTTGAAGGAGGACCCATCTTCCCAAAGTGTCGGACGAACGTGTAA
- the tmod1 gene encoding tropomodulin-1 isoform X1: MSVMRKEMEKYRDIDEDDLLQKLTEEELQRLENELEELDPDNALLPAGMRQKDQTKKAPTGTFQRDDLLAHLEKSANEHPDKEDLVPFTGEKRGKAFIPKKRSDPILENVTLEPELEEALANASDAELCDIAAILGMHTLMSNQQYYEALTSSTIVNKQGLNSVIQCTQYKAVPDEQPNATDVEETLRRIKSNDPDLLEVNLNNIRNIPVPTLKAYAAALKENSVVERLSVVGTRSNDPVAYALADMLKVNTTLKSLNVESNFITGAGVLALIEALQSNTTLLELKIDNQSQPLGNKVEMDIASMLEKNRTLLRFGYHFTQQGPRLRGSNAMMTNNDLARVVRCDPGTDGSFTLTLSVPELERALGKKFKTRTNKKEKA; this comes from the exons ATGTCGGTGAtgaggaaggagatggagaagtaCCGGGACATCGATGAAGACGATCTGCTGCAGAAGCTGACAGAGGAAGAACTTCAGAGACTAGAGAATGAACTGGAGGAGCTAGACCCTGat AATGCCTTGCTGCCGGCCGGAATGCGGCAGAAGGACCAGACCAAGAAGGCCCCGACCGGGACCTTCCAGAGGGACGACCTGCTGGCACACCTGGAGAAGAGCGCCAACGAGCACCCGGACAAGGAGGACCTGGTGCCCTTCACCGGGgagaagagag gtaaggCGTTTATTCCTAAGAAGCGGTCCGACCCCATCCTGGAGAACGTGACCCTTGAACCCGAGCTGGAGGAAGCTCTGGCTAACGCTAGCGACGCCGAGCTCTGTGATATAGCAG ctatcCTGGGGATGCACACCCTGATGAGTAACCAGCAGTACTATGAAGCTCTGACCAGCAGCACCATCGTCAACAAGCAGGGCCTCAATA GTGTGATCCAGTGTACCCAGTACAAGGCGGTTCCTGACGAGCAGCCCAATGCGACGGACGTGGAGGAGACACTGCGGAGGATAAAGAGCAACGACCCCGACCTGTTGGAGGTCAACCTCAACAACATccgg AACATTCCGGTGCCCACCCTGAAGGCGTACGCGGCGGCGCTGAAGGAGAACAGCGTGGTGGAGCGGCTGAGCGTCGTGGGAACTCGGAGCAACGACCCCGTGGCCTAC GCGCTGGCGGACATGCTAAAGGTCAACACCACCCTGAAGAGCCTCAACGTGGAGTCCAACTTCATCACCGGCGCCGGAGTCCTGGCCCTCATAGAGGCTCTGCAGTCCAACACCACCCTGCTGGAGCTGAAGATAGAcaaccag AGCCAGCCGCTGGGTAACAAGGTGGAGATGGACATCGCCAGCATGCTGGAGAAGAACCGCACCCTGCTGAGGTTCGGCTATCACTTCACCCAGCAAGGGCCCCGGCTCAGGGGCTCCAACGCCATGATGACAAACAACGACCtgg CCCGGGTGGTCCGGTGTGACCCTGGCACTGACGGCTccttcaccctcaccctctccgtACCGGAGCTGGAGCGCGCCCTGGGGAAGAAGTTCAAGACCCGTACCAA TAAGAAAGAGAAGGCTTGA
- the tmod1 gene encoding tropomodulin-1 isoform X2 yields MSVMRKEMEKYRDIDEDDLLQKLTEEELQRLENELEELDPDNALLPAGMRQKDQTKKAPTGTFQRDDLLAHLEKSANEHPDKEDLVPFTGEKRGKAFIPKKRSDPILENVTLEPELEEALANASDAELCDIAAILGMHTLMSNQQYYEALTSSTIVNKQGLNSVIQCTQYKAVPDEQPNATDVEETLRRIKSNDPDLLEVNLNNIRNIPVPTLKAYAAALKENSVVERLSVVGTRSNDPVAYALADMLKVNTTLKSLNVESNFITGAGVLALIEALQSNTTLLELKIDNQSQPLGNKVEMDIASMLEKNRTLLRFGYHFTQQGPRLRGSNAMMTNNDLARVVRCDPGTDGSFTLTLSVPELERALGKKFKTRTK; encoded by the exons ATGTCGGTGAtgaggaaggagatggagaagtaCCGGGACATCGATGAAGACGATCTGCTGCAGAAGCTGACAGAGGAAGAACTTCAGAGACTAGAGAATGAACTGGAGGAGCTAGACCCTGat AATGCCTTGCTGCCGGCCGGAATGCGGCAGAAGGACCAGACCAAGAAGGCCCCGACCGGGACCTTCCAGAGGGACGACCTGCTGGCACACCTGGAGAAGAGCGCCAACGAGCACCCGGACAAGGAGGACCTGGTGCCCTTCACCGGGgagaagagag gtaaggCGTTTATTCCTAAGAAGCGGTCCGACCCCATCCTGGAGAACGTGACCCTTGAACCCGAGCTGGAGGAAGCTCTGGCTAACGCTAGCGACGCCGAGCTCTGTGATATAGCAG ctatcCTGGGGATGCACACCCTGATGAGTAACCAGCAGTACTATGAAGCTCTGACCAGCAGCACCATCGTCAACAAGCAGGGCCTCAATA GTGTGATCCAGTGTACCCAGTACAAGGCGGTTCCTGACGAGCAGCCCAATGCGACGGACGTGGAGGAGACACTGCGGAGGATAAAGAGCAACGACCCCGACCTGTTGGAGGTCAACCTCAACAACATccgg AACATTCCGGTGCCCACCCTGAAGGCGTACGCGGCGGCGCTGAAGGAGAACAGCGTGGTGGAGCGGCTGAGCGTCGTGGGAACTCGGAGCAACGACCCCGTGGCCTAC GCGCTGGCGGACATGCTAAAGGTCAACACCACCCTGAAGAGCCTCAACGTGGAGTCCAACTTCATCACCGGCGCCGGAGTCCTGGCCCTCATAGAGGCTCTGCAGTCCAACACCACCCTGCTGGAGCTGAAGATAGAcaaccag AGCCAGCCGCTGGGTAACAAGGTGGAGATGGACATCGCCAGCATGCTGGAGAAGAACCGCACCCTGCTGAGGTTCGGCTATCACTTCACCCAGCAAGGGCCCCGGCTCAGGGGCTCCAACGCCATGATGACAAACAACGACCtgg CCCGGGTGGTCCGGTGTGACCCTGGCACTGACGGCTccttcaccctcaccctctccgtACCGGAGCTGGAGCGCGCCCTGGGGAAGAAGTTCAAGACCCGTACCAAGtaa